In Luteitalea sp. TBR-22, one genomic interval encodes:
- a CDS encoding PadR family transcriptional regulator, whose protein sequence is MGTKADVWQGTLALMILRTLDALGPQHGYGIARRIEQTSGDRLSVNYGTLHPALLKLEQEGAISSEWGQSENGRRAKFYTLTRRGRTEMARASREWAEATAIMARFLGEGGGA, encoded by the coding sequence ATGGGAACCAAGGCAGACGTCTGGCAGGGCACCCTGGCGCTGATGATCCTGCGCACCCTCGATGCGCTCGGTCCGCAGCACGGGTACGGGATCGCACGCCGCATCGAGCAGACCAGCGGCGATCGACTCTCGGTCAACTACGGCACGCTGCACCCGGCCCTCCTGAAGCTCGAGCAGGAGGGTGCGATCTCATCGGAGTGGGGGCAGTCGGAGAACGGCCGGCGAGCGAAGTTCTACACGCTCACACGCCGCGGCCGGACCGAGATGGCGCGGGCCTCGCGGGAGTGGGCCGAGGCCACGGCGATCATGGCCCGTTTCCTCGGTGAAGGCGGTGGCGCGTGA
- a CDS encoding ABC transporter permease: MKRLRVLSIRIAGLFARRSHDAELREELESLAALQFEEHVAAGVPPDEARRRVHARAGSVTAVQEAVREQRRLAWVEHLARDAAHGLRLLRRNPVFAATAVLSLALGIGANAAIFSIVDHLLLRSLPVAHADRLLLLDGDSWTYPIWEQIRERADQFDGAAAWAADEQVTRAGDIATREPNLFVSGEFFDVLGVSPQLGRAVTMADDRRRGGTHGPVAVLSHAYWERAFGGDPEVLGRTITIGRVPFTIVGVMPRSFFGPEVGRSFSVAIPFGTEPLLRGSGSLLDERRGWWLSVAIRRKPTQTPADVGAVLRQMQPAIREATRTPNPDYLQAPLGVVEASQGQSPLRRRYRDALWVLMGAATVVLLVTCANVANLLLARGNSRRAEMSLRLALGASRRRLVQQLVIESTMVSLLGAGLGLVFAVWVARIIVSQLSTVATPVLDVALDWRLVGFAVAVAGVVTPLFALVPALRATRCAPDEAMKEQGRAVAGDRSQALGQVLVLGQIALSLTLVVLAGLLVGTFTKLATRPLGLDSRRVVVADVTLQPDSVPEAERAVLFERLRQEVSQVPGVDSVALAALAPISGRGWNTAILDVDGADVGGEGRERMAWANGVSDGFFATYGMTLRQGRDFTPADAADAPKVMIVNEAFVRRFVGVGSALGRRVREGLVGQPETYSEGREIVGVVADAAYHRDLRRQVDPTVFIPFTQTEGAAPTFVAISVRARGDGAAALVAPIAARLDRADPRITTRVVAHQSYVQMALAQERLVATVAGLFGGLALLLAVVGLYGVAAYTVSRRRSEIGVRLALGATPQRVLGLVLRRIAVLVVLGIGAGLAMSLWAGKAVRVLLHGLEPSDPGTLAGAAAILTLTAGIAGALPAWRAARTNPAVALRD; encoded by the coding sequence GTGAAGCGGCTCCGCGTCCTGTCGATCCGGATCGCCGGGCTGTTCGCGCGCCGCTCCCACGACGCCGAGCTGCGCGAGGAACTCGAGAGCCTGGCGGCGCTGCAGTTCGAGGAGCACGTTGCCGCGGGCGTGCCGCCCGACGAGGCACGCCGACGGGTGCACGCTCGCGCCGGCAGCGTGACCGCCGTGCAGGAGGCCGTGCGCGAGCAGCGCCGGCTCGCGTGGGTGGAGCATCTCGCACGCGACGCGGCGCATGGTTTGCGCCTGCTGCGCCGCAACCCGGTGTTTGCGGCCACGGCGGTCCTCTCGCTCGCCCTGGGCATCGGCGCCAACGCCGCCATCTTCTCCATCGTCGACCACCTGCTGCTTCGATCGCTCCCGGTGGCGCACGCCGACCGCCTGCTGCTGCTCGACGGCGATTCGTGGACGTACCCGATCTGGGAGCAGATCCGGGAGCGCGCCGACCAGTTCGACGGGGCGGCCGCCTGGGCCGCCGACGAGCAGGTGACGCGAGCCGGTGACATCGCCACGCGAGAGCCCAACCTGTTCGTGTCGGGCGAATTCTTCGATGTGCTGGGCGTGTCGCCGCAACTGGGGCGCGCCGTGACCATGGCCGACGACCGCCGCCGCGGCGGCACGCACGGCCCGGTCGCCGTGCTGAGCCACGCCTACTGGGAGCGGGCCTTCGGAGGCGATCCGGAGGTGCTCGGCCGCACGATCACCATCGGGCGCGTCCCCTTCACCATCGTCGGGGTGATGCCTCGATCGTTCTTCGGTCCGGAGGTCGGCCGGTCGTTCAGCGTGGCGATCCCGTTCGGCACGGAACCGCTGCTGCGCGGTTCGGGGTCGCTCCTCGACGAACGACGGGGCTGGTGGCTCAGCGTCGCCATCCGCCGCAAGCCGACGCAGACCCCGGCCGATGTCGGCGCGGTGCTGCGGCAGATGCAGCCGGCCATCCGCGAGGCCACGCGCACGCCGAATCCTGACTACCTGCAGGCGCCACTCGGAGTCGTGGAAGCCTCGCAGGGCCAGTCGCCGCTCCGGCGACGCTACCGCGACGCGTTGTGGGTCCTCATGGGCGCGGCCACGGTCGTCCTCCTGGTGACGTGCGCCAACGTCGCGAATCTGCTGCTGGCGCGAGGAAACAGCCGTCGCGCGGAGATGAGCCTGCGGCTGGCGCTCGGGGCGTCGCGCCGTCGCCTGGTGCAGCAGCTCGTCATCGAGAGCACGATGGTGTCGCTGCTCGGTGCCGGCCTCGGGCTGGTCTTTGCCGTGTGGGTGGCTCGCATCATCGTGTCGCAGCTCTCCACGGTGGCGACGCCCGTGCTGGACGTGGCGCTGGACTGGCGGCTGGTGGGATTCGCGGTTGCGGTCGCGGGGGTGGTCACGCCGCTGTTCGCGCTCGTGCCGGCGTTGCGCGCCACGCGGTGCGCGCCCGACGAGGCGATGAAGGAACAGGGACGCGCCGTCGCCGGCGACCGATCACAGGCCCTCGGTCAGGTGCTGGTGCTCGGGCAGATCGCCTTGTCGCTGACCCTGGTCGTGCTGGCCGGGCTGCTCGTGGGCACGTTCACGAAGCTGGCGACGCGCCCGCTCGGACTCGACAGCCGACGAGTGGTGGTGGCCGACGTCACGCTGCAGCCAGACAGCGTGCCGGAGGCCGAGCGGGCGGTGCTTTTCGAGCGCTTGCGGCAGGAGGTGTCGCAGGTGCCGGGCGTGGACAGCGTCGCGCTGGCCGCGCTGGCGCCAATCTCGGGACGAGGCTGGAACACGGCCATCCTCGACGTGGACGGCGCCGACGTCGGCGGCGAGGGGCGCGAGCGCATGGCCTGGGCCAACGGGGTCAGCGACGGGTTCTTCGCGACATACGGCATGACGCTCCGCCAGGGCCGTGACTTCACGCCAGCCGACGCAGCCGACGCGCCGAAGGTGATGATCGTGAACGAGGCGTTCGTCCGCCGGTTCGTGGGCGTGGGCAGCGCGCTGGGCCGACGCGTCCGCGAGGGCCTCGTCGGGCAACCGGAGACGTACTCGGAAGGGCGCGAGATCGTCGGCGTGGTCGCCGATGCGGCGTACCATCGCGACCTGCGCCGGCAGGTCGATCCCACGGTGTTCATCCCGTTCACCCAGACCGAGGGCGCGGCGCCGACGTTCGTGGCGATCAGCGTGCGGGCGCGTGGCGACGGCGCCGCGGCGCTGGTCGCCCCGATTGCCGCGCGGCTCGACCGCGCCGACCCGCGGATCACGACGCGCGTGGTGGCCCACCAGTCGTACGTGCAGATGGCGCTGGCGCAGGAGCGACTGGTGGCGACGGTCGCGGGGCTGTTCGGCGGCCTGGCGCTGCTGCTGGCCGTCGTCGGGCTGTACGGCGTCGCGGCCTATACGGTGAGCCGGCGCCGCAGCGAAATCGGCGTGCGCCTGGCCCTGGGCGCCACCCCGCAGCGCGTGCTCGGACTGGTGCTGCGTCGCATCGCCGTGCTGGTCGTGCTGGGCATCGGCGCGGGCCTGGCGATGTCGCTGTGGGCCGGCAAGGCCGTGCGCGTGCTGCTGCACGGACTCGAGCCGAGCGATCCGGGCACGCTGGCCGGGGCTGCCGCCATCCTGACCCTCACCGCCGGCATCGCCGGGGCGCTCCCCGCGTGGCGCGCCGCGCGGACGAACCCGGCCGTGGCTCTCCGCGACTGA
- a CDS encoding Ig-like domain-containing protein: MHPRFLQTRRWRTAVVLAALATWTSVGLALFTNGGFEAGDLTSWTKEQFANPGLTGAPPYTGASIQRQTGWGEVDRTAVVGSPGGGPLSVAVAETASAPGGALMVPRFGDYAAVINYLGDSNNANVLKQQATVQPGDVDSLDGKVHVRLAFAPVLEDPNHAPMDQPWFFIKVRNVSRGTTLYESFAYANQPGVPWQVSGGYKFTDWQVADIAPGNAALAVGDVIELEAIAAGCAQGGHAGWVYVDAFGSSIPGPSVVATAPAQVNASSPLTYTVTARNQGTASLSSGVIRFAVPNNTTFASLSDPGATCVQSGGVVTCNIGTLNVGATYSFQVTVNVGAVANGTVIGAGNYGISGTSEPELLGPLVNSTVTADTLIDLGMSVDNGANGVGNGATPTYTITAQNLSSTTVTGATVTATPPGTLINVSWTCVASGSGACGAAGGTGPINDTVTLAANGTVTYTLTGTVAGLSGTLSMAASIAAPGGSTDQDPANNSAADNDVFVPNVAPTATADSYTVAEDATLTVNAASGVLANDTDGDLDPLAAVLVSGAAHGAVVLNADGSFTYAPGGDFNGTDSFTYKATDGSADSGTVTVTLNVTAVNDSPTLVQPSNVSVMWIAGPQTITLTGISAGGGESDTLTVTAASSAPGIGAAGTVTYGGGSTATFTLTPTVGQQGVATITVAVNDGTTTVQRTFTFSVTPPPFYVTRLYPATGPAPGGVNIRIFGGGFTLSAPPSDTARVARAVAPTVLINGVPAPAVVVESDSVVSAVTPALPAGSALDVQLILPGGQGTLVHAYTPYERPTDPAPPTEPTAPNQPPPDPTNPGDPTAPTTDTDGDGIPDVWEEFYGTDPNDPSDANADPDGDGRTNKEEYDSNTHPDSRSVRYFAEGNAQVPFRTWVNLYNPSPIEAAINITFYLDDATVVHHLVKAAGGARTTVDTSTIAGIQGHAFGMRVDADEAVVINRTITWNEQGIGAAAERGVQLSPTWYFAEGATHANLQTFALLTNPADQPATVEIEYLVSAAGTRVSRTHLVPAHARYTVWVNREGPELADQGFGMVVRSSLPIVAERATYITEGSLFEAGETSVGAPTAGQDWYFAEGVSGPLFNTFLLLANPTATVAEVQVRYLPESGAEVVRTHVVAPYGRVTVPVSDEAAWAPQAGFGMHVHVTNGVDIVAERAMWWSTDADAGTWEEGHGSAGTESLHTAYAIGDGVAGGEQGASTYLLLANPGTSDAQVRVTLAFEDGTAPVSATLTVAAGRRLTIDAATHFPTADGRRFSATLEGLNSVPFLAEQSIYWTFGTGAWRSGVSLPATPLQ, encoded by the coding sequence ATGCATCCCCGATTCCTGCAGACAAGACGGTGGCGGACCGCAGTCGTCCTCGCCGCCCTCGCGACCTGGACCAGTGTGGGCCTGGCCCTCTTCACCAACGGCGGCTTCGAAGCCGGCGACCTCACCAGCTGGACGAAGGAGCAGTTCGCCAATCCCGGGCTGACGGGCGCGCCGCCGTACACGGGCGCCAGCATCCAGCGCCAGACCGGCTGGGGGGAGGTCGACCGCACGGCCGTGGTCGGTAGCCCGGGAGGCGGCCCCCTGTCGGTGGCGGTCGCCGAAACGGCGAGCGCACCCGGGGGCGCGCTGATGGTGCCGCGCTTTGGCGACTACGCGGCGGTGATCAACTACCTGGGCGACAGCAACAACGCCAACGTCCTGAAGCAGCAGGCGACCGTGCAGCCCGGCGACGTCGACAGCCTGGATGGCAAGGTCCACGTCCGCCTGGCTTTCGCGCCCGTCCTCGAGGATCCGAACCACGCGCCGATGGACCAGCCCTGGTTCTTCATCAAGGTGCGCAACGTGTCGCGGGGCACGACCCTGTACGAGTCGTTCGCCTATGCCAACCAACCCGGCGTGCCGTGGCAGGTCTCGGGCGGGTACAAGTTCACCGACTGGCAGGTCGCCGACATCGCTCCCGGCAACGCGGCCCTCGCCGTGGGCGACGTGATCGAGCTCGAGGCGATCGCGGCCGGCTGCGCCCAGGGTGGCCACGCCGGCTGGGTGTACGTCGACGCGTTCGGATCGTCCATCCCCGGCCCGAGCGTCGTCGCGACGGCCCCCGCGCAGGTCAATGCGTCGAGCCCCCTCACCTACACGGTGACTGCGCGCAACCAGGGCACGGCGTCGCTGTCCAGCGGCGTCATCCGCTTTGCCGTACCCAACAACACCACCTTTGCCAGCCTGTCCGATCCGGGCGCGACCTGCGTGCAGTCGGGTGGCGTGGTGACCTGCAACATCGGCACGCTGAACGTCGGCGCCACCTACAGCTTTCAGGTGACGGTCAACGTCGGCGCGGTGGCCAACGGGACGGTGATCGGCGCCGGCAACTACGGCATCTCCGGCACGAGCGAACCCGAGCTGCTCGGGCCGCTCGTCAACTCGACGGTCACCGCCGACACGCTCATCGACCTCGGCATGTCGGTCGACAACGGGGCGAACGGCGTGGGCAACGGCGCGACGCCCACCTACACGATCACGGCGCAGAACCTGTCGAGCACGACGGTGACTGGCGCAACCGTGACCGCGACGCCTCCCGGAACGCTGATCAACGTGTCGTGGACGTGCGTGGCGTCGGGCAGCGGCGCCTGCGGCGCGGCCGGCGGCACCGGACCGATCAACGACACCGTCACCCTGGCCGCCAACGGCACGGTGACCTACACCCTGACGGGCACGGTGGCCGGCCTGTCCGGCACGCTGTCGATGGCGGCCAGCATCGCGGCCCCGGGGGGATCCACCGATCAGGACCCGGCCAACAACAGCGCCGCCGACAACGACGTGTTCGTGCCCAACGTGGCGCCGACGGCGACCGCCGACAGCTACACCGTCGCCGAGGACGCGACGCTCACGGTGAACGCCGCCAGCGGCGTGCTCGCCAACGACACCGACGGCGACCTCGACCCGCTCGCCGCCGTCCTGGTCAGCGGCGCCGCGCACGGCGCCGTCGTGCTCAACGCCGACGGCAGCTTCACCTACGCGCCCGGTGGCGACTTCAACGGGACCGACAGCTTCACCTACAAGGCGACCGACGGCAGCGCCGACAGCGGCACCGTGACGGTGACGCTGAACGTGACGGCCGTCAACGACTCGCCGACGCTGGTCCAGCCGTCCAACGTCTCGGTGATGTGGATTGCCGGCCCGCAGACCATCACGCTGACCGGCATCTCGGCCGGCGGCGGTGAGAGCGACACGCTGACGGTGACGGCCGCGAGCAGCGCGCCGGGCATCGGCGCGGCAGGCACCGTGACCTACGGTGGCGGCTCGACGGCGACCTTCACCCTCACGCCGACGGTCGGCCAGCAGGGCGTGGCCACCATCACCGTCGCCGTCAACGACGGCACGACGACCGTGCAGCGGACCTTCACGTTCAGTGTGACGCCTCCGCCCTTCTACGTGACACGCCTGTACCCGGCCACCGGCCCGGCGCCGGGTGGCGTGAACATCCGCATCTTCGGCGGCGGCTTCACGCTGTCAGCGCCTCCGTCCGACACGGCGCGCGTCGCCCGTGCCGTCGCGCCGACGGTGCTCATCAACGGCGTCCCGGCTCCTGCCGTGGTCGTCGAGTCCGACTCGGTGGTCAGCGCGGTCACGCCGGCGCTGCCGGCAGGCTCGGCACTGGACGTCCAGTTGATCCTGCCGGGGGGTCAGGGCACGCTGGTGCACGCCTACACGCCGTACGAGCGGCCGACCGACCCGGCGCCGCCGACCGAACCGACTGCCCCGAACCAGCCGCCGCCCGACCCGACCAACCCGGGTGATCCGACGGCCCCGACCACCGACACCGACGGCGACGGCATCCCCGACGTGTGGGAGGAGTTCTACGGCACCGATCCGAACGACCCGAGCGACGCCAACGCCGATCCCGATGGCGACGGCCGGACCAACAAGGAGGAGTACGACAGCAACACCCATCCGGACAGCCGATCGGTGCGCTACTTCGCCGAGGGCAACGCGCAGGTGCCGTTCCGCACGTGGGTCAACCTGTACAACCCCTCGCCCATCGAGGCAGCGATCAACATCACGTTCTACCTCGATGACGCCACGGTCGTGCACCACCTGGTGAAGGCCGCCGGTGGCGCGCGCACGACCGTCGACACGAGCACCATCGCCGGGATCCAGGGGCACGCCTTCGGCATGCGCGTGGACGCCGACGAGGCGGTGGTCATCAACCGCACGATCACCTGGAACGAGCAGGGCATCGGCGCGGCCGCCGAGCGCGGCGTGCAGCTCTCGCCCACGTGGTACTTCGCGGAAGGCGCCACGCACGCCAACCTGCAGACGTTCGCGCTGCTGACCAACCCGGCCGACCAGCCGGCGACCGTCGAGATCGAGTATCTCGTGTCGGCGGCCGGGACGCGCGTGAGCCGCACCCACCTCGTGCCGGCGCATGCACGCTACACGGTGTGGGTGAACAGGGAGGGTCCGGAGCTGGCCGATCAGGGCTTCGGCATGGTGGTGCGCAGTTCGCTGCCGATCGTCGCCGAGCGCGCCACCTACATCACCGAGGGCTCGCTGTTCGAGGCCGGCGAGACCTCCGTCGGCGCTCCGACCGCGGGCCAGGACTGGTACTTCGCGGAAGGCGTGTCCGGACCACTCTTCAACACCTTCCTGCTGCTCGCCAACCCGACGGCGACCGTCGCCGAGGTGCAGGTGCGGTACCTGCCCGAGAGCGGTGCCGAAGTGGTGCGGACCCACGTCGTGGCCCCGTACGGACGCGTGACCGTGCCGGTGAGTGACGAGGCCGCGTGGGCCCCGCAGGCCGGCTTCGGCATGCACGTCCACGTGACCAACGGCGTCGACATCGTCGCCGAGCGGGCCATGTGGTGGTCCACCGATGCCGACGCCGGCACCTGGGAAGAAGGCCATGGCAGCGCCGGGACCGAGTCGCTGCATACCGCGTATGCCATCGGCGACGGCGTCGCCGGCGGCGAGCAGGGCGCCAGCACGTACCTCCTGCTGGCCAACCCGGGCACGAGCGACGCGCAGGTTCGCGTGACGCTCGCCTTCGAGGACGGCACGGCGCCGGTCTCGGCGACGCTGACGGTCGCCGCCGGGCGTCGTCTCACCATCGACGCGGCCACGCACTTCCCGACCGCCGACGGCAGGCGCTTCAGCGCCACCCTCGAGGGCCTCAACAGCGTGCCGTTCCTGGCCGAGCAGTCCATCTACTGGACCTTCGGCACCGGCGCCTGGCGCAGTGGCGTGAGCCTCCCGGCAACGCCGTTGCAGTAG
- the sufB gene encoding Fe-S cluster assembly protein SufB, with protein sequence MSTSTDTIEQLATQEYKYGFTTQVEADTLPPGLDESVIRQISRLKSEPEWMLEWRLKAYRAWQKMSYPEWPNVQYPPVDFQDISYYSAPKPKKQLNSLDEVDPEVRATFDKLGIPLAEQMALAGVAVDAVFDSVSVATTFKEKLGQLGIIFCSFSEAVREHPELVRKYVGSVVPHTDNYYAALNSAVFSDGSFVYVPKGVRCPMELSTYFRINAKGTGQFERTLIVADEGAYVSYLEGCTAPMRDEHQLHAAVVELVALDGATIKYSTVQNWYPGDKDGKGGIYNFVTKRGKAMANAKITWTQVETGSAITWKYPSCILQGDNSVGEFYSVAVTNNKQQADTGTKMVHLGKNTKSTIVSKGISAGNGQNTYRGLVKIAKGAEGARNYSQCDSLLIGDRCGAHTFPYIEVKNTTSTVEHEASTSKIGEDQIFYCRQRGLATEDAVNIIVNGFCKEVFRELPMEFAVEAQKLLGISLEGSVG encoded by the coding sequence ATGAGTACGTCCACCGACACGATCGAACAGCTCGCGACACAGGAATACAAGTACGGGTTCACGACCCAGGTCGAGGCCGACACGCTGCCTCCCGGGCTCGACGAATCGGTGATCCGCCAGATTTCCCGCCTCAAGAGCGAGCCCGAGTGGATGCTCGAGTGGCGCCTGAAGGCCTATCGGGCATGGCAGAAGATGTCGTACCCGGAGTGGCCGAACGTGCAGTACCCGCCGGTCGACTTCCAGGACATCAGCTACTACTCGGCGCCCAAGCCGAAGAAGCAGCTCAACAGCCTCGACGAGGTCGACCCCGAGGTGCGGGCGACGTTCGACAAGCTGGGCATTCCGCTGGCCGAGCAGATGGCGCTGGCCGGCGTGGCCGTCGACGCGGTGTTCGACAGCGTCTCGGTGGCGACGACGTTCAAGGAGAAGCTGGGGCAGCTCGGCATCATCTTCTGCTCGTTTTCCGAGGCGGTGCGCGAGCACCCGGAGCTGGTGCGCAAGTACGTCGGGTCGGTCGTGCCGCACACCGACAACTACTACGCGGCGCTCAACTCGGCGGTGTTCAGTGACGGCTCCTTCGTGTACGTGCCCAAGGGTGTCCGCTGCCCGATGGAGCTGTCGACGTACTTCCGCATCAACGCCAAGGGCACCGGGCAGTTCGAGCGCACGCTGATCGTCGCCGATGAGGGCGCGTACGTGAGCTACCTCGAGGGCTGCACGGCGCCGATGCGCGACGAGCACCAGCTGCATGCGGCGGTCGTCGAGCTCGTGGCGCTCGACGGCGCGACGATCAAGTACTCGACGGTCCAGAACTGGTACCCGGGCGACAAGGACGGCAAGGGCGGCATCTACAACTTCGTGACCAAGCGCGGCAAGGCGATGGCCAACGCGAAGATCACGTGGACGCAGGTGGAGACCGGCTCGGCCATCACCTGGAAGTACCCGAGCTGCATCCTGCAGGGCGACAACTCGGTGGGCGAGTTCTACTCGGTGGCGGTCACCAACAACAAGCAGCAGGCCGACACCGGCACCAAGATGGTGCACCTCGGGAAGAACACGAAGAGCACCATCGTGTCCAAGGGCATCTCGGCCGGCAACGGCCAGAACACCTACCGCGGCCTGGTGAAGATCGCCAAGGGCGCCGAGGGCGCGCGCAACTACTCGCAGTGCGACTCGCTGCTCATCGGCGACCGCTGCGGCGCGCACACGTTCCCGTACATCGAGGTGAAGAACACCACCTCGACGGTCGAGCACGAGGCGTCGACGTCGAAGATCGGCGAGGACCAGATCTTCTACTGCCGCCAGCGCGGCCTGGCCACCGAGGACGCGGTGAACATCATCGTCAACGGCTTCTGCAAGGAAGTGTTCCGCGAGCTCCCGATGGAGTTCGCCGTCGAGGCCCAGAAGCTCCTCGGCATCTCGCTCGAAGGCAGCGTCGGCTAG
- the sufC gene encoding Fe-S cluster assembly ATPase SufC, giving the protein MLQITNLQARVEDKDILKGISLTVKPGEIHAIMGPNGSGKSTLASVLAGRDAYEVTGGEVLFEGKDLLDMDPEERAREGVFLAFQYPVEIPGVNNGYFLKAALNAVRQHRGLPELDAMDFARHMKEKMKLLKMDPSFLQRSVNEGFSGGEKKRNEIFQMAMLEPKLCILDETDSGLDIDALQVVAQGVNALRSPERAVIVVTHYQRLLNYIVPDFVHVLSAGRIVKSGGKELAHELEAQGYGWLEGATVGA; this is encoded by the coding sequence ATGCTGCAGATCACGAACCTCCAGGCGCGCGTCGAAGACAAGGACATCCTCAAGGGCATCTCGCTCACGGTGAAGCCGGGCGAGATCCACGCCATCATGGGCCCCAACGGCTCGGGCAAGAGCACGCTGGCCAGCGTGCTCGCCGGCCGCGATGCCTACGAGGTCACCGGTGGCGAGGTGCTGTTCGAGGGCAAGGACCTCCTCGACATGGATCCCGAGGAGCGGGCCCGCGAGGGCGTGTTCCTGGCGTTCCAGTACCCGGTGGAGATCCCCGGCGTGAACAACGGCTACTTCCTCAAGGCCGCGCTCAACGCCGTCCGCCAGCACCGCGGGCTGCCGGAGCTCGACGCGATGGATTTCGCCCGCCACATGAAGGAGAAGATGAAGCTCCTCAAGATGGACCCCAGCTTCCTGCAGCGGTCGGTCAACGAGGGCTTCTCGGGTGGCGAGAAGAAGCGCAACGAGATCTTCCAGATGGCGATGCTCGAGCCCAAGCTCTGCATCCTCGACGAGACCGACTCCGGCCTCGACATCGACGCCCTGCAGGTCGTCGCGCAGGGCGTCAACGCGCTGCGCAGCCCCGAGCGGGCCGTGATCGTCGTCACGCACTACCAGCGCCTGCTCAACTACATCGTGCCCGACTTCGTCCACGTGCTCTCGGCCGGCCGCATCGTCAAGAGCGGCGGCAAGGAACTCGCGCACGAACTCGAGGCGCAGGGCTACGGATGGCTCGAAGGGGCCACCGTCGGCGCGTAG
- the sufD gene encoding Fe-S cluster assembly protein SufD, whose product MSPTAAQDSLLTGFDEFTATRASEPAWLQDSRARAAATFRAEGLPTTRHEEWRFTPVTGITDVPARPVATSAADARAIDGFLFPDFGGPQLVFVDGRFAPALSQAHALPAGLRVSSIGDLLGTDPDLLQRHLGAAIRFRQLGFTALNDAWFTDGLVIVAEANVVVESPIHVLYFSTGAGTSYPRTLVVAGANSQLSLVESFAGLDRPYVTNAITEVLSAEGAHVDHYKVNRESLEARHVSSTHLLLERASVFSTHNISLGGQLTRNDINATLDGEGIECTVNGLYLADGDRLVDNHTAIDHAKPHCHSYEIYKGVLDGSSRGVFNGKIFVRQDAQKTDAKQTNQVLLLSDDATIDTKPQLEIFADDVKCTHGATVGQLSEESLFYLRARGIGKDDARALLIHAFAEDIVERIRIDGVRRALEQVLLARLPIRE is encoded by the coding sequence ATGTCCCCGACTGCTGCACAGGATTCCCTGCTCACCGGCTTCGACGAGTTCACCGCGACCCGCGCCAGCGAACCGGCGTGGCTGCAGGACAGCCGCGCCCGCGCCGCCGCCACGTTCCGCGCCGAGGGCCTGCCGACGACACGCCACGAGGAGTGGCGCTTCACGCCGGTGACCGGCATCACCGACGTGCCGGCCCGCCCCGTGGCGACCTCGGCAGCCGACGCCAGGGCGATCGACGGCTTCCTGTTTCCCGACTTCGGCGGGCCGCAGCTCGTGTTCGTCGATGGCCGATTCGCACCGGCGCTGTCGCAGGCGCACGCGCTGCCGGCCGGCCTGCGCGTGAGCAGCATCGGCGACCTGCTTGGCACCGATCCCGACCTGCTCCAGCGACACCTCGGTGCGGCCATCCGCTTCCGGCAGCTGGGCTTCACCGCGCTCAACGACGCCTGGTTCACCGACGGCCTGGTGATCGTCGCCGAGGCCAACGTGGTCGTCGAGTCGCCGATCCACGTGCTGTACTTCTCGACCGGCGCGGGCACCTCGTATCCGCGCACGCTGGTGGTCGCCGGCGCCAACAGCCAGCTGTCGCTCGTAGAGAGCTTCGCCGGCCTCGACCGCCCCTACGTGACCAACGCCATCACCGAGGTGCTCTCGGCCGAGGGCGCGCACGTCGACCACTACAAGGTCAACCGCGAGAGCCTCGAGGCGCGCCACGTGTCGAGCACGCACCTGCTGCTGGAGCGCGCGTCGGTGTTCTCGACGCACAACATCTCGCTCGGCGGCCAGTTGACGCGCAACGACATCAACGCGACGCTCGACGGCGAGGGCATCGAGTGCACGGTGAACGGCCTCTACCTGGCCGACGGTGACCGCCTCGTGGACAACCACACGGCCATCGATCACGCCAAGCCGCACTGCCACAGCTACGAGATCTACAAGGGCGTGCTCGACGGCAGCAGCCGCGGCGTGTTCAACGGCAAGATCTTCGTGCGGCAGGACGCCCAGAAGACCGACGCCAAGCAGACCAACCAGGTGCTGCTGCTCTCCGACGACGCGACGATCGACACCAAGCCGCAGCTCGAGATCTTCGCCGACGACGTCAAGTGCACGCACGGCGCGACGGTCGGCCAGCTGAGCGAGGAATCGCTGTTCTACCTGCGCGCCCGCGGCATCGGCAAGGACGACGCCCGCGCCCTGCTGATCCACGCGTTCGCCGAGGACATCGTCGAGCGCATCCGGATCGACGGCGTGCGCCGGGCGCTCGAGCAGGTGCTGCTCGCGCGGTTGCCGATCCGGGAATAG